In the Tessaracoccus lacteus genome, CTCGTCGTTCGTGTCGAGCTACCTGGCCGGTTCCGTCGACTGCGGCGCGACGGCCGTGTCCGACGACGCCGTCGCACGTCCGATCGACGGCGACGTGTGGACGGAGATCGTCACCGCGGCCGGGCCAACGGCGCACGTCACCGTCGTGCAACAGGAGCTGGACGCCGACGAGGTGGCGGCGATCGTCGCCGAGTTCGCCTGAGGCCCTGCGGACACCGTCGGCCCTCGTCGGGGGTGGACCTACGATGAGGCCATGCCAGTCCTCGTCCGACCAGCGGTGCCGCGCGACCTGCCCTCCGTGCAGGCCGTCGAGGAGGCGGCCGACCGGCTGTTGACCGAACTGCTGCACCCCGACCGCTGGGAGCCGGCGCCGACGGGGGCCGAGCGGGCCGCCCAGCCGGGCTTCCTGCTCGTGGCGGAGGAGGTGCTGTCGGCTGGCGTGGTGGGTTTCGTGCACGTGCTCGAGGTCGAGGACGTGGCGCATCTGGAGCAGGTCTCCGTGATGCCGGAGCACGGCAGGCAGCGCATCGGGCACCGGCTGGTCGAGGCGGTCGCCGAGGAGGCGCGACATCGAGGGCACACCCGGCTGACGCTGCGGACCTTCGCCGACGTCCCGTTCAACGCGCCGTTCTACGCGTCGCTGGGGTTCGTGGAGACGGAGCCGGAGACCGACTTCCACCGGGCGCTGGTGGGGGCGGAGCACCTGGTGGGGCTCGACCGGTACGGGCGCCGGATCCAGATGACGCTGGCGCTCTGATCAGGCCTCGGCCTGCAGGCGGGCGCGGGCTCGGCGGCGGTGGCTGAGCCCGTCGATGAGTTCGGCTGTGCCGAGCGCGGCGACCACGCAGACGGTCACGGGGACCAGCAGCGTGAAGCCGGTGCCCGTGAACTCCAGGACGAGGGCCAGCGCTGTCAGTGGAGCGCGCATGGTCGTGGCCAGGAAGCCGGCCGCACCCACGATGGCCAGCGCCGTGACCTGGGGCTGGTCCCAGCCGAGCAGTAAACCGGTGGCAGCCCCGAGTGCGGCGCCGATCGCGATGGAGGGCTGAAGGGTGCCGCCGATGGCGCCCGCGCCGAGCGTCGCCGAGGTGACGAGGTACTTGAGGACGGCCAGCGCGAGGAGCAGCGCGATGGGGCCCGACCCGTCGAACGCGACCTGCGCGATCGCCCGGCCGTTGCCGAGCAGCAGCGGGAACCAGACGGCCAGCAGCCCGACGGCGGCCAGCGTCAGCGGCAGCCAGAGCAGGAGTCGCCACCCCGTCGGCCGGTCTTTCGTGAGGCGTCGCATCAGGAGCGCGAAGCTCGCGCCGATCCAGCCGAGGATCGGGCCGATGGCCAGCGCGACGGCGATCACCCACCACGTCGACGTCGCCTCCGGCACGGTATAGAGGGAGGTGTCGGGAACGAGGGGGCGGGCGACGAGGGTCGCGATGACGTTGACTGTCAGCGCGACGCCCGCCAGGCGCAGGTTGACCCTGGCCAGCAGGATCTCGAGCGCGAAGAGCGTGCCGGCCAGCGGCACGTTGTAGACGGCGGCGAGGCCGGCGCCCGCGGCGGAGGCGATGAGTGGCGCGACCCACCGTCGGTCGACGCCGAGCAGCGCGGCCACGCGGTCGCCCAGCATCGCCGCCAGCTGGCGGGGCGCCACCTCCTTGCCGATCGGGGAGCCGAGCGCGACCCCGATGACCTGGATCAGGGCGTCGAGCGCCGTCCCGAGTACCGGCATGCGGGTGCCTCGCATGGAGTCCCTGATGGACACGAGTGGGGGGCCCCAGCGGCGCAGCGCGTACCAGGCCACGGAGAGGACGACGCCCGCGGAGCTGAGCACGACGAGCGGCAGCCACCGGTTCGACGGGTAGGCGCGGTTGTCGAGGAACGGGCCCGACGCGTGCCCCCACACCAGATCCTCGACGGAGTGGACCACCAAGACCAGCGCGAGGGCACCGAGCCCGGCCGCGACGCCGACGGCGATGGTGGCCAGCGCGAGCCGCGCCCAGGGCTCGTCGCGCAATCGGGTCACCACGTCGTTCACCCTAGAGGGTGGGCGCGCCGCAGAGGCGCCCGGGATAGACCGAGGCGCGGTGGTCTCCGAAGAGACCACCGCGCCTCGGCGGTGTTGGGATCCGTCAGAGGGGACGGATGTTGGTCGCCTGGGGGCCCTTCTTACCGGGACCCACCTCGAACTCAACGCGCTGGTTCTCGAACAGGTCACGACGACCCGACGTAGCGATCTCGCTGTAGTGCGCGAACAGATCGGCGGTGCCGTCATCGGGGGCGATGAAGCCGTATCCCTTATCGCTGTTGAACCACTTGACAGTGCCTTCGGCCACGATGTCATTCCTTGCTTTTGTAACTCTCCGGCGCTCCCATACGTTCAGGAGGTAATGCGTGCCGGCCGCACGCCCGCCGCTCATGGTGGCGCCGGGTCGAAGCTAGTGGGTCTGACGTTGCGGGGCCGCCCATGACGCCCTCGCACAGTCGCGAGCTGGTTGCCCGCGCGGAGCCAGCTTACGCTACCTGCGGGCACGAGCGGGCTTCCGCCCTCGGCGGATCCGATCGATCTGTCCCGACGGTGGACCCACGGTCGGCCTAGCGTGGTCGGATGAGCACACAGACACTGAGGGTCGGGGACGTCGACCTGGCCGACTGGCGGTGGATGCTGGAGGCCCTGTATGCCCGCTTCGAGACGGGTGACTTCTCGGCGGGGGCGGCCTTCGTTGCCGAGGTCGCGAGGATCGCGGACGAGCTGAACCACCATCCGGACGTCGACCTGCGCTACGGACACGTGCAGATCACGTCGACGAGTCACGACGTCGGGGGCGTCACGGATCGCGACATCGAGCTGTGCCGGCGCATCTCCGTCGTGGCGGAGGAGTCGGGGTTCGCGCCGCGTCCGGACAAGCTGCAGGCCCTGGAGGTCGGCCTCGACACGCTGGACCCCGATGCGATCCGGCCGTTCTGGGCGGCGGTGCTGGCCCTCGGCGACGCGGACTCCGACGCGCTCGTGGACCCGGCCGGCGAGCTGCCGGGCCTGTGGTTCCAGGACACCACCTCGACCGACCCGGCGCGGATGCGCTTCCACTTCGACATCACCGTGCCCCCGGATGAGGCACAGAAGCGGGTGGCGGCGGCGCTGAAGGCCGGCGGCCGCCTCGTCGACACCAGCCATGAGCCGTCCTGGACCATCCTCGAGGATGCGGAGGGGAACAAGGTGTGCGTCTGCTCGGCGCTTGGCCGCGACGACTGACGAGCCTCGCTGGAGCCGCCGCCTGGTAGACGCCAACGAAAACACCGCGACGCCAACGATATGCACGGACGCCAACGATTTTCGCGCGGATATCGTTGGCGTCGGTGAATATCGTTGGCGTCTGCAGGTCACCCAAGGCGTCCTGCATAAGGAACGTTCGTGTGATATACCGAACGCATGGATGATGGCTCTGACTACCGCGACGGTGGATCGCACGACGCAAGGCATGGCAGGACGGGCCGTGTCGACGACCCGGTGACGCTGATCGCGGCGAACCTGCGCGCGGAGAGGGTCCGGGCCGAGCTGTCGCTCAGCGCCGTCGCGCGGCGCGCCGGGGTGTCGAAGTCGACGTTGTCGCAGCTGGAGACCGGGTCGGGCAATCCCTCGGTGGAGACTCTCTGGGCCATCGCGACGGCGCTCGGGATCCCGTTGTCCAGGCTGCTGGCCGCGCCACAGGCGACGACACGTGTCGTGCGCGCCGACGAGCGCAGCCCGCTCGCGTCGGACCAGGCCAACTATCTCGCCTCCCTGCTCGCGCCCGGAAACGGCCACGAACGCCGCGACCTGTACGTCATCGAGGTCGAGCCCGGGGCGCCGCGGGAATCCAGGCCGCATCCGCGCGGCTCGGTCGAGCATGCGATCGTCGCCGCGGGTCGCGTGGTCATCGGCGCCGAGGGCGACACCGTCGAGCTCGGGGTCGGGGACTACGTCACCTACCCCGGCGATGTGCCGCACTACTGCGAGGCGCTGGAGCCGGGCAGCTGGCTGGTCCTGATGATGGAGCACCCGGGCGCATGAGCGACACGACGAGGCACAGCTCCACGCGGGAGGCGGTCCGGCAGGGGGTCTGGGTGGGCCTGGCGACGGGCGCGTACGGCATCTCCTTCGGCGCGCTGTCCGTCGCGGCCGGCCTGAGCGTCTGGCAGACGTGCGCGCTCAGCCTTCTGATGTTCACAGGGGGCAGCCAGTTCGCGTTCATCGGCGTCATCGGCGCCGCCGGGGGAGGCCTCGCCGCGACCGCGACCGCGTTCCTGCTGGGCGTCCGCAACTCCCTCTACAGCCTCCAGATGTCGCCGATGCTCCGCCTGAGGGGATGGCGCCGCCTCGCCGGCGCACAGGTCACGATCGACGAGTCCGTCGCCGTCTCCATGGCCCAGCACGACCCCGCCGCGCGGCGCGCAGGCTTCTGGGGCGCGGGCGTCGGCGTGTACGCGTTCTGGAACCTGGCCACGCTCGGCGGGGCGCTGCTGGGCAACGTGCTGGGCGACCCGAAGCAGTGGGGGCTCGACGGTGCCGCCGCCGCGGCGTTCATCGCGCTGTTGTGGCCGCGGCTGAGGGAGCGTCAGGCCCGCGCGATCGGCGTCGTCGCGGCGGTCGTGGCCGCCTTCGCGGTGCCGCTCGCGCCCGCCGGCATCCCGATCCTGGCAGCCGGGGCAGCAGCCGCCGCCGTCGCCTGGTGGGGGTACCGGCCCGCGAGCGCCGACGCGACGGTGAAGGGGATGGTGTGAGCATGTGGTTCTGGGTGATCGCCGCGAGCGTCGCGTGCCTGGCGCAGAAGCTGCTGGGCTACCTCGTGCCGTCGAAGGCGCTGGAGAATGCGCGAGTCGCCTACGCGGCCGGCGGCGTCACCGTCGGCCTGCTGGCTGCGCTGTCCGTCACGCAGACCTTCGCCGACGGCTCGACCCTCGTGCTCGACGCCCGGCTCGCGGCGGTCGTCGTTGCCGCCGTCGCGCTGTGGCTCAGGGCGCCGTTCATCGTCGTCGTTGTGCTCGGGGCACTGACGGCCGCGCTGCTGCGGCTCGCCGGCTGGGGGTGAGTGGCCCGACGGCGCTCGCACGGCCGACCTGCGGGGGCAGGATAGGGACATGAGCACCATGCAGGCACTGCTTCTCTCCAGCCCGTCCGGCCCGTCGGCTCTCGCGTTGGGGAAGGCGACCATCCCCGATCCCATCCCGGGCTTCGTCCGCCTGCGCGTCGAGGCCGTCGGGCTCAACCCCGTCGACGCCGGCCTGACCGGCGGTGGGCATCCCGACTGGTCCTGGCCGCACATCGGCGGGCTGGATGCGGCGGGTGTCGTCGACGAGGTGGGCGAGGGTGTCGACGGCTCCCTCGTCGGTCGGCGGGTGGCCGTGCACAGCGACCTGCGTCGCGACGGGGCGTTCGCGCAGTTCATGCTGGCCGATGCCCGCGCGCTCGCCCGGATCCCTGACGACCTCACCGCCGTGACCGCGGCGGCCCTGCCCTGCGCCGGCATGACCGCCTACCAGTGCGTCGTGCGGCGGCTGCACGTCGCACCCGGGCAGACGGTGCTGGTCACGGGTGGCAACGGTGGGGTCGGCGGGTTTGCGATCCAGCTGGCCAAGGCGGCCGGGGCCCGCGTGATCGCCACCGCGTCGTCGCGCTTCGACCGGCTGGGGGAGCTCGGCGCCGACGCGACGGTCGACTACCGCGCCGACAACGCCTTCGACGAGATCCGCGGGCTGGCGGGCGACGCCGGCATCGACGCGATCATCGACACGGTGAGCCCGGAGAACGCCTCTCGCGAGGTCGCGCTGCTGAACCACACCGGGGGCATCGCGTGCGTCGCGGGGCGCGCCACCTTCGACGCGGTCCCGCCGTTCGGCATCTCGCCGTCGATCCACGAGATCTCGCTGGGCGCGGCCTATGCCGCGGGCAGGCCGGCCCACGTTGCCGACCTCTCGACGATGCTCACCGACCTCCTGGCCCGCGTCGACGCGGGCGCGCTGAACCCGCAGCTGAGCCGCGTCATCGAGCTCGCGCACGTGCCCGACGCGCTCGCGGAGATCGAGCGTCGCCACGTCGCGGGCAAGATCGTCGCGGTCGTGGACCAGGTCTAGGCCCGCCGCGCCGGCTCAGGCCTCCTTCAACCGGCTGGCCTCGCCGGGCGACCCGTGCAAAAAAGTGGCCAGAGCCCCGGCACTCGGAAATAACCGACGTGCTTCGGCCCTGGCCACAGTTATGCGCGGAAGACCCCCGGCGAGGGGCGACGGGTCAGGCCGCGCGCTGCACGTCGCGGGTCGGGGTGAGGCTGTCCACCTCCGACGGGGTCGCCGACTCCCGGATAAGCCGTCGTCGCTGCACGGCCCAGGCGATCGCCACGGGGATCAGCGCGCCCACCCAGGCCAGCGGCGCCGCGATCACCGCGCCGGTCCAGCCGAGCTGCTCGATCAGCACCAGGCCGACCAGGGCTCGGGCGGCGAGCTCCATGAATCCGGCCAGGGTAGGGGTGAGGGTGTCGCCCAGGCCCTGAACCGACTGCCGTAGCAGGAACAGCAGCGACAGGATCACGTACAGCGTGCCGTTGACGACCAGGTACTGGTGCGCCATCGACACGACCTGCTCCTGCGCGTCGCCGACGAACAGGCGGACGAGATTGGTGCCGAAGATCGAGATGGTCGCGCCGAGCACGACGGCCAGCCCCATCGTCAGCCAGGCGGTGCGGAACACGCCGACGCGGATGCGCCACCACTGGCGGGCGCCGCGGTTCTGTGCGACGTAGGTGCTCATCGCGACGCCCACGGAGGCCAGCGGGGTCACGGCGACCTGGTCGACGCGCATCGCCGCGGTGAAGGCGGCCACCGCGTCGGTGCCGAGCTGGTTGATGCCGAACTGCAGGATGGCCGCGCCGATGGCGATGACGGACATCTGGAAGCCCATCGTGAGGCCGAACCGGGCGGCCTCGCCGAGCTCGCGGGACGAGAAGCGCCAGTCCTCACGATGCAGTCGCAGCTCGGGCATCCGCCGCTGGATGAGGATCAGACAGAGGATCACGGAAATGGCCTGAGCGACGATCGTCGCGAGAGCCGCGCCGCCGACGCCCATGTGGAACCAGCCGATGAACGCGACGACCAGCAGGCCGTTGAGGATGCAGGCGACGACCAGGAATGTCAGGGGTGTCCGCGAGTCGCCCAGCGCTCGGATGACTGCGCTCAGGAAGTTGAAGGCGACGGTGGCCACGGCGCCGCTGAAGAGCACGGTGAGGAAGGTCCTCGCGTCGTCCATCAGCGCGGCGGGGGTGCCCATCCACGTGAGCAGCGTGCCGGAGCCGAGCGTGCCGATCAGGAAGATGGCGATCGCGATGCCCACGCTGATGGTCGCGCCGGCGGCGACGGCTCGCCGCATGCGCGGCAGGTTGTGGGCGCCGAACGCCCGGGCGACGGGGATGGCGACGCCCGCCGACGCGCCCATGGCGAAGCCGACGAGCAGGAACTGCAGGCTGCCGGAGGCCCCCACGGCGGCCAAGGCCTCTACGCCGATCATCCGGCCGACGACGATCGAGTCGGTGACGGCGTACAGCTGCTGGAACACGTTGCCCAACAGAAGTGGCAACGTAAACATCACGATCAGGCGGACGGGGGGACCAACCGTCAGGTTGTGGGACATGCAGCACTCTCGCGTGTGGTGGTGAGCGGATGACCTGGTCGGTGGCTCCATCGGCTGGCCAGGCAGGGGAGGTTCCCGGACACTTCGGGCAACCCGAAGGGCGGAACCCTCAAAGCCTACAACACGTGCGCCGACCGGGGCGCCCCCGGGGATCGGACGAGGATGCGGCCGGCCGGGCGGCCGGGCGGCCAGGCGCCGCGGCGGTCCGGGGGGTCGGCGGGTGAGCCGGGGTGGCGGCCCGCGGAACAGGTCAGACCGTCACCGTCGGTCAGGGGAGGAGGTGGCCTGCCGCGCGGAACAGCTCGTACCACTCGACGCGGGTGAGAAGGACGTCGGCGCCCTTGGCCGCCGCGGTCACCCG is a window encoding:
- a CDS encoding chloride channel protein; the encoded protein is MVTRLRDEPWARLALATIAVGVAAGLGALALVLVVHSVEDLVWGHASGPFLDNRAYPSNRWLPLVVLSSAGVVLSVAWYALRRWGPPLVSIRDSMRGTRMPVLGTALDALIQVIGVALGSPIGKEVAPRQLAAMLGDRVAALLGVDRRWVAPLIASAAGAGLAAVYNVPLAGTLFALEILLARVNLRLAGVALTVNVIATLVARPLVPDTSLYTVPEATSTWWVIAVALAIGPILGWIGASFALLMRRLTKDRPTGWRLLLWLPLTLAAVGLLAVWFPLLLGNGRAIAQVAFDGSGPIALLLALAVLKYLVTSATLGAGAIGGTLQPSIAIGAALGAATGLLLGWDQPQVTALAIVGAAGFLATTMRAPLTALALVLEFTGTGFTLLVPVTVCVVAALGTAELIDGLSHRRRARARLQAEA
- a CDS encoding cold-shock protein, with product MAEGTVKWFNSDKGYGFIAPDDGTADLFAHYSEIATSGRRDLFENQRVEFEVGPGKKGPQATNIRPL
- a CDS encoding GNAT family N-acetyltransferase, yielding MPVLVRPAVPRDLPSVQAVEEAADRLLTELLHPDRWEPAPTGAERAAQPGFLLVAEEVLSAGVVGFVHVLEVEDVAHLEQVSVMPEHGRQRIGHRLVEAVAEEARHRGHTRLTLRTFADVPFNAPFYASLGFVETEPETDFHRALVGAEHLVGLDRYGRRIQMTLAL
- a CDS encoding helix-turn-helix domain-containing protein codes for the protein MDDGSDYRDGGSHDARHGRTGRVDDPVTLIAANLRAERVRAELSLSAVARRAGVSKSTLSQLETGSGNPSVETLWAIATALGIPLSRLLAAPQATTRVVRADERSPLASDQANYLASLLAPGNGHERRDLYVIEVEPGAPRESRPHPRGSVEHAIVAAGRVVIGAEGDTVELGVGDYVTYPGDVPHYCEALEPGSWLVLMMEHPGA
- a CDS encoding MATE family efflux transporter, with the protein product MSHNLTVGPPVRLIVMFTLPLLLGNVFQQLYAVTDSIVVGRMIGVEALAAVGASGSLQFLLVGFAMGASAGVAIPVARAFGAHNLPRMRRAVAAGATISVGIAIAIFLIGTLGSGTLLTWMGTPAALMDDARTFLTVLFSGAVATVAFNFLSAVIRALGDSRTPLTFLVVACILNGLLVVAFIGWFHMGVGGAALATIVAQAISVILCLILIQRRMPELRLHREDWRFSSRELGEAARFGLTMGFQMSVIAIGAAILQFGINQLGTDAVAAFTAAMRVDQVAVTPLASVGVAMSTYVAQNRGARQWWRIRVGVFRTAWLTMGLAVVLGATISIFGTNLVRLFVGDAQEQVVSMAHQYLVVNGTLYVILSLLFLLRQSVQGLGDTLTPTLAGFMELAARALVGLVLIEQLGWTGAVIAAPLAWVGALIPVAIAWAVQRRRLIRESATPSEVDSLTPTRDVQRAA
- a CDS encoding AzlC family ABC transporter permease, translated to MSDTTRHSSTREAVRQGVWVGLATGAYGISFGALSVAAGLSVWQTCALSLLMFTGGSQFAFIGVIGAAGGGLAATATAFLLGVRNSLYSLQMSPMLRLRGWRRLAGAQVTIDESVAVSMAQHDPAARRAGFWGAGVGVYAFWNLATLGGALLGNVLGDPKQWGLDGAAAAAFIALLWPRLRERQARAIGVVAAVVAAFAVPLAPAGIPILAAGAAAAAVAWWGYRPASADATVKGMV
- a CDS encoding AzlD domain-containing protein translates to MWFWVIAASVACLAQKLLGYLVPSKALENARVAYAAGGVTVGLLAALSVTQTFADGSTLVLDARLAAVVVAAVALWLRAPFIVVVVLGALTAALLRLAGWG
- a CDS encoding 4a-hydroxytetrahydrobiopterin dehydratase encodes the protein MSTQTLRVGDVDLADWRWMLEALYARFETGDFSAGAAFVAEVARIADELNHHPDVDLRYGHVQITSTSHDVGGVTDRDIELCRRISVVAEESGFAPRPDKLQALEVGLDTLDPDAIRPFWAAVLALGDADSDALVDPAGELPGLWFQDTTSTDPARMRFHFDITVPPDEAQKRVAAALKAGGRLVDTSHEPSWTILEDAEGNKVCVCSALGRDD
- a CDS encoding zinc-binding dehydrogenase, producing the protein MSTMQALLLSSPSGPSALALGKATIPDPIPGFVRLRVEAVGLNPVDAGLTGGGHPDWSWPHIGGLDAAGVVDEVGEGVDGSLVGRRVAVHSDLRRDGAFAQFMLADARALARIPDDLTAVTAAALPCAGMTAYQCVVRRLHVAPGQTVLVTGGNGGVGGFAIQLAKAAGARVIATASSRFDRLGELGADATVDYRADNAFDEIRGLAGDAGIDAIIDTVSPENASREVALLNHTGGIACVAGRATFDAVPPFGISPSIHEISLGAAYAAGRPAHVADLSTMLTDLLARVDAGALNPQLSRVIELAHVPDALAEIERRHVAGKIVAVVDQV